From the Carassius carassius chromosome 45, fCarCar2.1, whole genome shotgun sequence genome, one window contains:
- the LOC132127737 gene encoding rab5 GDP/GTP exchange factor-like isoform X1, with product MSQRSERRGIHVDQSELLCKKGCGYYGNAAWQGLCSKCWREEYQKARQRQIQEDWALAEKLQREEEAAYVSSHGSSQTQPPQSHSQQSLATFSKFEEKKTNEKTRKVTTVKKFFSPSSRTAPKKENEKQEKEKEEKLQGRRESHGENLLRDLKGIFTQPWEMASPTEALVSRLRESHEGKTPSPSITRQSSIETDRVSQDFVEFLKTLQKPGREIHKQSRGFIESMGNKKDLGAEELSECVQDFYQGMSDRLLNHYKGSSEKVDRIMDQVEKYIMTRLYKSVFCPETSDDEKKDLVTQHRIRALHWVTIQMLCVPVDEEIPEVSDSVVKAITDIIEMDSKRVPRDKLACITSCSKHIFNAIRVTKNEPASADDFLPTLIYIVLKANPPRLQSNIQYITRFCNPSRLMTGEDGYYFTNLCCAIAFIEKLDGQSLNLSPEDFERYMSGQASPRRQDDTAVWPQSGTCVNPALSQIHHNLKLLSSLEKRQQQVIEGAQNLQTELAEWQDSVAREVQEILERYPLEIKPRASAIDAENVENDRLPPPLQPQVFAG from the exons ATGAGTCAGCGATCAGAGCGACGGGGGATCCATGTGGACCAATCAGAACTGCTGTGTAAGAAAGGCTGCGGTTATTATGGCAACGCTGCATGGCAGGGCCTATGCTCCAAGTGCTGGAGGGAGGAGTACCAGAAAGCTCGGCAAAGACAGATCCAGGAGGACTGGGCTCTGGCTGAGAA GCTTCAGCGAGAAGAGGAGGCGGCTTATGTCAGCAGTCACGGTTCCTCTCAGACCCAGCCTCCTCAGTCCCACTCTCAGCAATCTCTCGCCACCTTCTCTAAGTTTGAGGagaagaaaaccaatgagaaGACCCGTAAGGTCACCACCGTAAAGAAGTTCTTCAGCCCCTCCTCTCGCACGGCCCCTAAAAAAG aaaatgagaaacaagagaaagagaaagaggagaaGTTGCAGGGCAGGAGGGAGAGCCATGGAGAAAACCTCCTGAGGGATCTGAAGGGCATTTTTACCCAACCCTGGGAGATGGCCTCTCCCACTGAAG CTCTGGTATCAAGGCTGAGAG AAAGCCACGAGGGAAAAACGCCCAGTCCCTCCATTACCCGCCAGTCCAGCATTGAGACTGATCGCGTGTCACAAGACTTTGTGGAGTTTCTCAAGACCTTACAGAAGCCCGGCAGAGAGATCCACAAGCAGAGCCGTGGTTTCATAGAGAGCATGGGAAATAAAAAG GATCTCGGTGCTGAAGAGCTGTCTGAGTGTGTGCAGGACTTCTATCAGGGCATGTCTGACCGACTCTTGAATCATTATAAAG GCTCTTCTGAGAAAGTGGACAGAATAATGGACCAAGtggaaaaatacatcatgactCGACTCTACAAGAGCGTCTTCTGTCCCGAGACCTCGGATGATGAGAAAAAAGACCTGGTTACCCAGCACAGGATTCG GGCGTTACACTGGGTCACCATTCAGATGTTGTGTGTTCCTGTGGACGAAGAGATCCCTGAGGTCTCTGATAGTGTAGTCAAAGCCATCACTG ATATCATTGAGATGGACTCCAAGCGTGTGCCCAGGGATAAACTGGCCTGCATCACCAGTTGCAGCAAGCATATATTCAATGCCATCAGGGTCACCAAGAACGAGCCAGCTTCTGCAGATGACTTCCTTCCCACCCTCATCTATATTGTGTTGAAGGCCAACCCACCACGGCTGCAGTCCAACATCCAGTACATCACACGTTTCTGCAACCCATCAAGACTCATGACCGGAGAGGACGGATACTACTTCACCAACCTG TGCTGTGCCATTGCCTTCATAGAGAAGCTGGATGGCCAGTCATTGAATCTCAGCCCTGAAGACTTTGAGCGCTATATGTCCGGTCAGGCTTCCCCTCGAAGGCAAGACGATACTGCAGTCTGGCCGCAGAGTGGTACCTGTGTAAACCCAGCACTTAGCCAGATCCATCACAACCTCAAGCTCCTATCCAGCCTTGAGAAAAGACAGCAGCAGGTCATCGAGGGGGCGCAGAACCTGCAGACCGAACTGGCAGAATGGCAAGACAGCGTGGCCCGCGAGGTGCAGGAAATCCTGGAGCGATACCCACTGGAGATCAAACCACGAGCATCCGCAATCGATGCGGAGAATGTGGAGAACGACAGGCTGCCACCTCCCCTTCAGCCACAAGTGTTTGCAGGTTAG
- the kctd7 gene encoding BTB/POZ domain-containing protein KCTD7 → MQHNGAGETPNGESPPLSFSAAAPLQMAASRVRRTVPPQPRVMVVFSAASDTENQGDAMSGADTGEEEYRKPLKPVPNLNLGRSLRTLDVPEEFPEVIPLNVGGTYFTTRLSTLRRYEDTMLAAMFSGRHHIPRDAEGRYFIDRDGAYFGDILNFLREGELPQRDRVRAVHREAQFYAIGPLLESLEDTQPLTGEKVRQAFLDLLPYYKENLERIVEIAKLRAMQRKARFAKLKICVYKEEMPITPYERPLFNSLRFERSESEAKLFEHHCEVDVSFGPWEAVADVYDLLHCIVSDLAERGISADQQCIGVCDKHLINHYYCKRPIYEFKITWW, encoded by the exons ATGCAGCATAATGGAGCAGGCGAAACCCCGAACGGAGAGTCGCCTCCGCTTTCCTTTAGCGCAGCAGCTCCACTCCAAATGGCAGCATCACGAGTGAGGAGGACGGTCCCTCCTCAACCGAGAGTGATGGTGGTGTTTTCGGCTGCGAGTGACACTGAAAATCAGGGAGATGCGATGTCGGGCGCGGACACCGGGGAAGAGGAGTATCGCAAACCACTCAAACCTGTCCCTAATCTTAATCTAGGGAGGTCCCTTCGCACCTTAGACGTACCCGAGGAG TTTCCAGAGGTCATCCCCCTGAATGTAGGAGGTACATATTTCACCACTCGGCTGTCCACCCTGCGACGCTATGAGGACACAATGCTGGCCGCAATGTTTAGTGGCCGTCACCACATTCCCAGGGATGCAGAGGGACGATATTTCATTGACCGAGACGGAGCATATTTTGG GGACATTCTGAATTTCTTGAGAGAGGGAGAGCTGCCTCAGAGGGACCGTGTTCGTGCGGTGCACAGGGAAGCTCAGTTTTATGCTATTGGGCCTCTTTTGGAAAGCTTGGAAGACACTCAGCCACTTACCGGAGAGAAAGTGCGACAGGCTTTTCTCGATCTTTTGCCCTATTATAAAG AAAATCTTGAGCGCATTGTGGAGATTGCAAAACTTCGTGCCATGCAGCGGAAGGCTCGTTTTGCAAAACTTAAGATCTGTGTGTACAAGGAGGAGATGCCCATCACCCCCTATGAAAGACCGCTGTTCAATTCGCTGCGATTTGAGCGCTCGGAGAGTGAGGCCAAGCTGTTTGAGCACCATTGTGAGGTTGATGTGTCCTTCGGACCATGGGAGGCAGTGGCGGATGTTTATGACCTTCTTCACTGCATAGTAAGCGACCTGGCAGAGCGTGGCATCTCTGCTGACCAGCAATGCATCGGCGTGTGTGACAAACACCTCATCAACCACTACTACTGCAAAAGGCCAATCTATGAGTTTAAAATCACCTGGTGGTGA
- the LOC132127737 gene encoding rab5 GDP/GTP exchange factor-like isoform X3: MSQRSERRGIHVDQSELLCKKGCGYYGNAAWQGLCSKCWREEYQKARQRQIQEDWALAEKLQREEEAAYVSSHGSSQTQPPQSHSQQSLATFSKFEEKKTNEKTRKVTTVKKFFSPSSRTAPKKESHEGKTPSPSITRQSSIETDRVSQDFVEFLKTLQKPGREIHKQSRGFIESMGNKKDLGAEELSECVQDFYQGMSDRLLNHYKGSSEKVDRIMDQVEKYIMTRLYKSVFCPETSDDEKKDLVTQHRIRALHWVTIQMLCVPVDEEIPEVSDSVVKAITDIIEMDSKRVPRDKLACITSCSKHIFNAIRVTKNEPASADDFLPTLIYIVLKANPPRLQSNIQYITRFCNPSRLMTGEDGYYFTNLCCAIAFIEKLDGQSLNLSPEDFERYMSGQASPRRQDDTAVWPQSGTCVNPALSQIHHNLKLLSSLEKRQQQVIEGAQNLQTELAEWQDSVAREVQEILERYPLEIKPRASAIDAENVENDRLPPPLQPQVFAG; the protein is encoded by the exons ATGAGTCAGCGATCAGAGCGACGGGGGATCCATGTGGACCAATCAGAACTGCTGTGTAAGAAAGGCTGCGGTTATTATGGCAACGCTGCATGGCAGGGCCTATGCTCCAAGTGCTGGAGGGAGGAGTACCAGAAAGCTCGGCAAAGACAGATCCAGGAGGACTGGGCTCTGGCTGAGAA GCTTCAGCGAGAAGAGGAGGCGGCTTATGTCAGCAGTCACGGTTCCTCTCAGACCCAGCCTCCTCAGTCCCACTCTCAGCAATCTCTCGCCACCTTCTCTAAGTTTGAGGagaagaaaaccaatgagaaGACCCGTAAGGTCACCACCGTAAAGAAGTTCTTCAGCCCCTCCTCTCGCACGGCCCCTAAAAAAG AAAGCCACGAGGGAAAAACGCCCAGTCCCTCCATTACCCGCCAGTCCAGCATTGAGACTGATCGCGTGTCACAAGACTTTGTGGAGTTTCTCAAGACCTTACAGAAGCCCGGCAGAGAGATCCACAAGCAGAGCCGTGGTTTCATAGAGAGCATGGGAAATAAAAAG GATCTCGGTGCTGAAGAGCTGTCTGAGTGTGTGCAGGACTTCTATCAGGGCATGTCTGACCGACTCTTGAATCATTATAAAG GCTCTTCTGAGAAAGTGGACAGAATAATGGACCAAGtggaaaaatacatcatgactCGACTCTACAAGAGCGTCTTCTGTCCCGAGACCTCGGATGATGAGAAAAAAGACCTGGTTACCCAGCACAGGATTCG GGCGTTACACTGGGTCACCATTCAGATGTTGTGTGTTCCTGTGGACGAAGAGATCCCTGAGGTCTCTGATAGTGTAGTCAAAGCCATCACTG ATATCATTGAGATGGACTCCAAGCGTGTGCCCAGGGATAAACTGGCCTGCATCACCAGTTGCAGCAAGCATATATTCAATGCCATCAGGGTCACCAAGAACGAGCCAGCTTCTGCAGATGACTTCCTTCCCACCCTCATCTATATTGTGTTGAAGGCCAACCCACCACGGCTGCAGTCCAACATCCAGTACATCACACGTTTCTGCAACCCATCAAGACTCATGACCGGAGAGGACGGATACTACTTCACCAACCTG TGCTGTGCCATTGCCTTCATAGAGAAGCTGGATGGCCAGTCATTGAATCTCAGCCCTGAAGACTTTGAGCGCTATATGTCCGGTCAGGCTTCCCCTCGAAGGCAAGACGATACTGCAGTCTGGCCGCAGAGTGGTACCTGTGTAAACCCAGCACTTAGCCAGATCCATCACAACCTCAAGCTCCTATCCAGCCTTGAGAAAAGACAGCAGCAGGTCATCGAGGGGGCGCAGAACCTGCAGACCGAACTGGCAGAATGGCAAGACAGCGTGGCCCGCGAGGTGCAGGAAATCCTGGAGCGATACCCACTGGAGATCAAACCACGAGCATCCGCAATCGATGCGGAGAATGTGGAGAACGACAGGCTGCCACCTCCCCTTCAGCCACAAGTGTTTGCAGGTTAG
- the LOC132127737 gene encoding rab5 GDP/GTP exchange factor-like isoform X2: protein MSQRSERRGIHVDQSELLCKKGCGYYGNAAWQGLCSKCWREEYQKARQRQIQEDWALAEKLQREEEAAYVSSHGSSQTQPPQSHSQQSLATFSKFEEKKTNEKTRKVTTVKKFFSPSSRTAPKKENEKQEKEKEEKLQGRRESHGENLLRDLKGIFTQPWEMASPTEESHEGKTPSPSITRQSSIETDRVSQDFVEFLKTLQKPGREIHKQSRGFIESMGNKKDLGAEELSECVQDFYQGMSDRLLNHYKGSSEKVDRIMDQVEKYIMTRLYKSVFCPETSDDEKKDLVTQHRIRALHWVTIQMLCVPVDEEIPEVSDSVVKAITDIIEMDSKRVPRDKLACITSCSKHIFNAIRVTKNEPASADDFLPTLIYIVLKANPPRLQSNIQYITRFCNPSRLMTGEDGYYFTNLCCAIAFIEKLDGQSLNLSPEDFERYMSGQASPRRQDDTAVWPQSGTCVNPALSQIHHNLKLLSSLEKRQQQVIEGAQNLQTELAEWQDSVAREVQEILERYPLEIKPRASAIDAENVENDRLPPPLQPQVFAG, encoded by the exons ATGAGTCAGCGATCAGAGCGACGGGGGATCCATGTGGACCAATCAGAACTGCTGTGTAAGAAAGGCTGCGGTTATTATGGCAACGCTGCATGGCAGGGCCTATGCTCCAAGTGCTGGAGGGAGGAGTACCAGAAAGCTCGGCAAAGACAGATCCAGGAGGACTGGGCTCTGGCTGAGAA GCTTCAGCGAGAAGAGGAGGCGGCTTATGTCAGCAGTCACGGTTCCTCTCAGACCCAGCCTCCTCAGTCCCACTCTCAGCAATCTCTCGCCACCTTCTCTAAGTTTGAGGagaagaaaaccaatgagaaGACCCGTAAGGTCACCACCGTAAAGAAGTTCTTCAGCCCCTCCTCTCGCACGGCCCCTAAAAAAG aaaatgagaaacaagagaaagagaaagaggagaaGTTGCAGGGCAGGAGGGAGAGCCATGGAGAAAACCTCCTGAGGGATCTGAAGGGCATTTTTACCCAACCCTGGGAGATGGCCTCTCCCACTGAAG AAAGCCACGAGGGAAAAACGCCCAGTCCCTCCATTACCCGCCAGTCCAGCATTGAGACTGATCGCGTGTCACAAGACTTTGTGGAGTTTCTCAAGACCTTACAGAAGCCCGGCAGAGAGATCCACAAGCAGAGCCGTGGTTTCATAGAGAGCATGGGAAATAAAAAG GATCTCGGTGCTGAAGAGCTGTCTGAGTGTGTGCAGGACTTCTATCAGGGCATGTCTGACCGACTCTTGAATCATTATAAAG GCTCTTCTGAGAAAGTGGACAGAATAATGGACCAAGtggaaaaatacatcatgactCGACTCTACAAGAGCGTCTTCTGTCCCGAGACCTCGGATGATGAGAAAAAAGACCTGGTTACCCAGCACAGGATTCG GGCGTTACACTGGGTCACCATTCAGATGTTGTGTGTTCCTGTGGACGAAGAGATCCCTGAGGTCTCTGATAGTGTAGTCAAAGCCATCACTG ATATCATTGAGATGGACTCCAAGCGTGTGCCCAGGGATAAACTGGCCTGCATCACCAGTTGCAGCAAGCATATATTCAATGCCATCAGGGTCACCAAGAACGAGCCAGCTTCTGCAGATGACTTCCTTCCCACCCTCATCTATATTGTGTTGAAGGCCAACCCACCACGGCTGCAGTCCAACATCCAGTACATCACACGTTTCTGCAACCCATCAAGACTCATGACCGGAGAGGACGGATACTACTTCACCAACCTG TGCTGTGCCATTGCCTTCATAGAGAAGCTGGATGGCCAGTCATTGAATCTCAGCCCTGAAGACTTTGAGCGCTATATGTCCGGTCAGGCTTCCCCTCGAAGGCAAGACGATACTGCAGTCTGGCCGCAGAGTGGTACCTGTGTAAACCCAGCACTTAGCCAGATCCATCACAACCTCAAGCTCCTATCCAGCCTTGAGAAAAGACAGCAGCAGGTCATCGAGGGGGCGCAGAACCTGCAGACCGAACTGGCAGAATGGCAAGACAGCGTGGCCCGCGAGGTGCAGGAAATCCTGGAGCGATACCCACTGGAGATCAAACCACGAGCATCCGCAATCGATGCGGAGAATGTGGAGAACGACAGGCTGCCACCTCCCCTTCAGCCACAAGTGTTTGCAGGTTAG